One genomic region from Jilunia laotingensis encodes:
- a CDS encoding lipopolysaccharide biosynthesis protein: MAHNLKQQLFSGVFWTALAKYSGIFISLIVAGVLARLLSPEDFGIVAIATVIIAFFNLFTDVGISPAIIQNKTLTKHDLSEIFSFTLWMGISLSTLFFFASWPIAAYYNSPILRTLCQLLCVNLFFASVNIVPNALFYKNKEFKFIAIRSFAVQIASGAAAVIAALGGAGLYALIIAPVISSLLLFVISVRRYPQHPSMTLGLKALRKIFSYSAYQFMFNVINYFSRNLDKLLIGKYMGTAQLGYYEKSYRLMMLPLQNITQVITPVMHPIFSDYQHDLGRLASAYERIVRLLSFIGLPLSVLLFFTAEETTLIVFGSQWIPSIPVFRILTLSVGVQVILSSSGSIFQAARDTRSLFICGIFSSILNVSGMLLGIFYWRTLEAVAWCIVITFCVNFVQCYWQMYRVTLNRSMWPLLQQFTSPIIVSMLIAAALLPLHYYIDNENIFLTLILKCMTSFIIFGVYIQVTHEYNLLERLRKLAGKVKKR, translated from the coding sequence ATGGCACACAATCTCAAACAACAACTTTTTTCAGGGGTCTTCTGGACTGCTCTCGCTAAATACAGCGGTATCTTTATTTCGTTGATTGTGGCAGGAGTACTGGCACGCCTGCTCTCTCCTGAAGATTTCGGTATCGTAGCTATCGCTACGGTAATCATTGCCTTCTTCAACCTTTTCACCGATGTAGGCATCTCCCCTGCCATTATACAAAATAAAACGCTGACAAAGCACGATCTCTCTGAGATTTTCTCATTCACGCTTTGGATGGGAATTTCACTTTCAACACTTTTTTTCTTTGCATCATGGCCCATAGCAGCGTATTACAACAGTCCCATTTTGCGCACGTTGTGTCAATTGTTATGTGTCAATCTGTTCTTTGCTTCGGTCAACATCGTGCCTAACGCACTGTTTTATAAAAACAAAGAATTCAAATTCATTGCCATCCGTAGTTTCGCGGTACAAATCGCAAGCGGTGCCGCAGCTGTAATCGCTGCATTGGGAGGAGCAGGACTATATGCACTGATCATCGCCCCCGTCATCTCGAGTCTGCTGCTATTCGTCATCTCTGTCAGGCGTTATCCGCAACACCCGTCCATGACTCTCGGCCTGAAGGCTCTTCGTAAGATATTCTCTTATTCAGCCTATCAATTCATGTTCAATGTCATCAACTATTTCAGCCGGAACCTTGATAAATTATTGATAGGAAAATATATGGGTACGGCTCAACTGGGATATTATGAGAAATCATATCGTCTTATGATGCTTCCATTACAAAACATCACGCAAGTAATCACTCCGGTGATGCATCCCATTTTCAGCGATTACCAGCACGATTTGGGACGACTCGCTTCCGCTTATGAACGTATCGTGCGCCTGCTATCCTTTATCGGCTTACCCTTGAGCGTACTCCTATTCTTTACTGCCGAAGAAACGACGTTGATCGTCTTTGGCAGTCAATGGATACCATCCATACCGGTTTTTCGCATTCTGACACTTTCGGTAGGTGTACAAGTGATTCTCTCCTCTTCTGGGAGCATCTTCCAAGCAGCAAGAGACACACGCAGTTTATTCATTTGTGGAATATTCTCAAGCATTCTTAATGTCAGCGGCATGTTACTTGGCATCTTCTACTGGAGAACATTGGAAGCAGTGGCATGGTGCATAGTCATCACTTTCTGTGTGAACTTCGTTCAGTGCTACTGGCAAATGTACCGCGTAACGCTCAACCGCAGCATGTGGCCTTTGTTACAACAGTTTACTTCTCCCATTATAGTAAGCATGCTTATAGCAGCAGCACTTTTGCCATTACATTATTATATTGACAACGAAAACATTTTTTTGACATTAATATTGAAATGTATGACAAGTTTCATTATCTTTGGTGTCTACATCCAAGTTACCCACGAGTACAATCTACTGGAGAGATTACGTAAGCTGGCGGGAAAGGTGAAAAAGAGATAA
- a CDS encoding hybrid sensor histidine kinase/response regulator, whose translation MKRILHDADNAERILKLTADTMILVSKEGLCVDVKTKSDLWFLQEDYLLGKDIFSLLPLHTRRKITPNFMHVLKEQKSISKNYKLELKGEVYYFKCIMYPYDDMVLCQYRDITARSNVKLQLERTNHELKEIQKAALIGQWKYNSEEGIFYYNGFTKIFCTDKPQSIPIDKYMDYIVEEDKEVFCQWLYKNEEEFNEDSIGYRIYYENTIFYLRIQTCLRELRPNGSVYLEGYIQNVTDIQRHRNDINILTHAINNAKECIFAAREDGSIIFANRQFKQNHQVPENQDLGKLKVYDLVGDLHSLEAWQRRYKQVKPGESADFIAYHPQKNNKEVLASQGTLYHVTSDEGESSYWSFTHDITERLRYESQIKRMNRIMDTIIEHLPAGIVVKDINNDFRYIYRNRESYNREIQVENAIGMNDFDFYPREIAEEKRMEDKEIVNTKKGKHFILEVRDKNSKQLILDKQKIMVESEDFSPIIISIEWDITQLELMKRELLASKEKAETSDNLKSAFLANMSHEIRTPLNAIVGFSRIIAESEDAEERKAYYEIVDANNERLLTLINEILDLSKIESGIVEFTYTPVRLEGLCKEIYEAHTFRTPPGVDLIFEPSDGSIIIESDKNRIFQVFSNLIGNAFKFTEKGSVSYGYHKNGNRILFHVTDTGTGIAPDKVGKVFERFMKLNNTAQGTGLGLSICKTILERLGGDITVSSILGKGTTFSFWLPDTSSHPETLIQKVTNDTSYQSNIESKKENINPSDVIPQPASANKKKQKSTILIAEDTDSNYDLLNAILGKTYDLVRARDGIEAVTLFNEVKPDLILMDIKMPNLDGLEATKIIRELSTDVPIIAQSAYAYEYDRNAAVNAGCTDFIPKPIAQDKLKVIIKKHLGI comes from the coding sequence ATGAAACGAATATTGCATGACGCGGACAATGCAGAGAGAATTTTAAAACTAACAGCAGACACAATGATCCTCGTGTCCAAAGAGGGACTTTGTGTAGATGTTAAGACGAAAAGCGACCTCTGGTTTCTGCAGGAAGACTATTTACTGGGAAAAGACATATTCAGTTTACTACCACTCCATACACGCAGGAAAATTACTCCAAACTTTATGCATGTATTGAAAGAGCAAAAAAGTATCAGTAAGAACTATAAATTAGAGCTAAAGGGGGAAGTATACTATTTCAAATGCATAATGTATCCCTATGACGATATGGTTTTGTGCCAATACCGGGACATAACTGCCCGAAGCAACGTAAAGCTGCAATTGGAACGAACCAACCATGAATTGAAGGAGATACAAAAAGCAGCACTCATCGGACAATGGAAATACAATAGCGAGGAGGGTATCTTCTACTATAATGGATTTACAAAGATCTTTTGTACCGACAAACCACAATCAATCCCAATAGATAAATACATGGACTATATTGTGGAAGAAGATAAAGAAGTTTTCTGCCAATGGCTGTATAAAAACGAAGAGGAGTTCAATGAAGATAGTATTGGATATAGAATCTATTACGAAAATACAATCTTCTATCTTCGCATTCAAACTTGCCTTAGAGAATTGCGTCCTAACGGAAGTGTCTATCTGGAAGGGTATATACAAAATGTGACAGATATACAACGTCATCGGAATGATATAAATATACTGACTCATGCCATCAACAACGCCAAAGAGTGTATATTTGCCGCTCGGGAAGACGGAAGCATCATCTTTGCGAACAGGCAATTTAAGCAGAATCATCAAGTTCCGGAAAATCAGGATCTTGGTAAGTTAAAAGTATACGATCTAGTAGGCGACTTGCATTCACTGGAAGCCTGGCAAAGGAGATACAAACAGGTCAAGCCAGGTGAAAGTGCAGACTTTATTGCTTATCATCCTCAGAAAAATAACAAAGAAGTATTGGCATCGCAAGGTACGCTCTACCATGTGACAAGCGATGAAGGAGAAAGTAGTTACTGGTCGTTCACCCATGACATCACAGAACGCTTGCGGTATGAATCGCAAATCAAAAGGATGAATCGTATCATGGATACAATCATAGAGCATCTTCCTGCAGGCATCGTTGTGAAAGATATCAATAATGATTTTCGGTATATCTACCGGAACCGGGAATCTTACAACCGTGAAATACAAGTGGAAAATGCCATCGGAATGAATGATTTCGACTTCTATCCTCGAGAAATAGCAGAAGAAAAACGCATGGAGGACAAAGAAATTGTCAACACTAAAAAGGGGAAACACTTTATTTTGGAAGTGAGAGATAAAAACAGCAAGCAGCTGATTCTCGACAAGCAAAAGATCATGGTGGAAAGTGAGGACTTTTCGCCTATCATCATCAGTATCGAATGGGATATAACCCAATTAGAACTAATGAAACGGGAACTGTTGGCCTCTAAGGAAAAAGCGGAGACCTCGGACAACCTCAAGTCTGCTTTCCTCGCAAACATGAGTCATGAGATACGTACCCCGCTCAATGCCATTGTCGGTTTCTCACGCATCATTGCCGAAAGCGAGGATGCCGAGGAGAGAAAAGCATATTACGAAATAGTAGATGCCAATAATGAACGCTTATTGACACTAATCAACGAGATACTCGATCTGTCAAAAATTGAGTCAGGCATAGTCGAGTTTACTTACACCCCTGTACGGTTAGAAGGACTGTGTAAAGAGATTTACGAAGCACATACTTTCCGCACTCCTCCAGGTGTCGATCTTATTTTTGAACCTTCCGACGGATCAATCATTATTGAATCAGATAAGAACCGTATATTCCAGGTATTTTCCAATCTGATAGGGAATGCTTTCAAATTTACAGAAAAGGGAAGTGTCAGTTATGGATACCACAAAAACGGCAACCGAATCCTTTTCCATGTCACTGACACCGGAACAGGCATTGCTCCGGATAAAGTCGGAAAGGTCTTCGAACGTTTCATGAAATTGAATAATACGGCACAAGGTACCGGCCTGGGATTATCTATCTGCAAAACTATTTTAGAGCGATTGGGGGGAGACATTACCGTTTCATCTATTTTGGGTAAAGGGACAACCTTTTCTTTTTGGTTACCGGATACATCTTCTCATCCTGAGACTCTCATTCAGAAGGTCACAAACGATACTTCTTATCAGTCAAACATAGAGTCTAAAAAGGAGAATATAAATCCATCCGATGTCATTCCCCAGCCAGCTTCAGCTAACAAAAAGAAACAAAAATCAACCATTCTTATTGCAGAAGATACAGATAGCAATTATGATTTACTGAATGCCATACTTGGAAAAACATACGATCTGGTACGTGCGCGTGATGGTATAGAAGCAGTAACCCTTTTTAACGAAGTAAAACCGGATCTTATATTGATGGATATCAAGATGCCTAATCTTGACGGATTGGAAGCCACGAAAATTATTCGTGAACTTTCTACAGACGTACCGATTATAGCGCAAAGTGCGTATGCATATGAATATGACAGGAATGCCGCAGTAAATGCAGGTTGCACGGATTTCATTCCGAAACCGATTGCACAAGATAAACTAAAAGTAATAATAAAAAAGCATTTAGGAATCTAA
- a CDS encoding glycosyltransferase family 2 protein, with amino-acid sequence MKQTRSEITSVLVSVVIPVYNTADYVRQAVESICTQTLREIEIIIVDDGSSDNSCEILKELSANDTRIRLYQQTNQGQSAARNTGMKHATGKYIYFMDSDDLLDNEALECCYHKCETQQLDFVFFDAEKFYDTEKSHTPDLYYSHTKGLEDKTYIGTEALEAQLTRHQFTPSPCLSFIRLSFLQECQIDFYPRILHEDQLFTMQLYLKAQRTGLIHRTFFHRRMRSNSIMTRCFTWNNMKGYLTVTRELLCMKNHFTTGQRALTDQFLSQMLDAAVWEGHALPLEQRIKLLMLCLLNHKRYVQWRTLAVLMLKRKK; translated from the coding sequence ATGAAACAAACAAGAAGCGAAATTACCTCGGTTTTGGTCAGTGTCGTTATACCGGTTTATAACACCGCTGATTACGTGCGGCAAGCCGTGGAAAGCATTTGCACACAGACACTCCGGGAAATAGAAATCATCATCGTGGATGACGGTTCTTCGGACAATAGCTGTGAAATACTGAAAGAGTTGTCAGCCAATGATACGCGAATACGGCTCTATCAGCAAACAAACCAAGGACAATCTGCTGCCCGTAACACCGGAATGAAGCATGCAACCGGAAAATATATTTATTTCATGGATAGCGATGATCTACTAGACAACGAAGCTTTGGAATGCTGTTACCACAAATGCGAAACGCAGCAATTGGATTTCGTATTTTTTGATGCAGAGAAATTTTATGATACGGAAAAAAGCCATACCCCCGACCTCTACTATTCACATACGAAAGGCTTGGAAGACAAAACATACATTGGTACGGAAGCACTTGAAGCCCAACTAACCCGTCATCAATTTACTCCTTCGCCCTGCTTGAGTTTCATCCGCCTCTCATTCCTGCAAGAGTGCCAAATAGATTTCTATCCACGCATTCTCCATGAAGATCAACTTTTCACAATGCAACTCTATCTCAAAGCACAGCGTACGGGTCTCATCCACCGCACCTTTTTTCATCGTCGGATGCGTTCAAACTCTATCATGACACGCTGCTTTACTTGGAACAACATGAAAGGTTACCTCACTGTCACCCGAGAACTGCTGTGCATGAAGAACCATTTCACTACCGGACAAAGAGCCTTAACCGATCAATTTCTCAGTCAAATGTTGGATGCAGCTGTTTGGGAAGGACACGCACTGCCACTGGAACAACGCATCAAATTATTGATGCTCTGCCTCCTGAACCACAAAAGATATGTTCAATGGCGCACCTTGGCAGTGCTGATGCTGAAAAGAAAAAAATAA
- a CDS encoding endonuclease/exonuclease/phosphatase family protein gives MGRKAVSKLFYYLSILLTGLLSIITLAGALSSFVSPTQCIILAFIGLAMPVLLLLNAGLIIYWCMRCRIWLLLPFIAILGNWGYMSRVLRFSNPNVSKSTLIVSTYNVDGFNRDLTGYTCKEIARYMKNEQVDILCIQEFAAVKEFSIDSIKAAFSAWHYVAIPQPTDGKAILQVAVFSKYPILHTHLVTYPDSKNCSMWCDLDINGQNIRIFNNHLQTTEVSSNKVRLEKELHTENITGTEYATLQLAKGLKENFIKRATQAEHMQKLIAASPYPTLVCGDFNSLPSSYTYHIMKGTKLSDGFLSAGHGYMYTFRYFKKLLRIDYIFHSKEFKVEDYVSPYLDYSDHKPVMMKVELTADIH, from the coding sequence ATGGGAAGAAAAGCCGTATCAAAACTTTTTTATTACTTATCAATCTTGTTAACAGGGCTTTTGTCAATCATCACATTGGCAGGAGCCTTATCCTCGTTTGTATCTCCAACACAATGTATCATACTGGCCTTTATCGGATTGGCAATGCCGGTATTGCTACTGCTGAACGCAGGGTTGATAATCTATTGGTGTATGCGCTGTCGTATTTGGCTACTTCTTCCGTTTATTGCAATCCTTGGCAATTGGGGATATATGAGCCGAGTCCTCCGATTTTCTAATCCCAATGTATCAAAAAGCACACTCATAGTAAGCACTTATAATGTAGATGGCTTCAACAGAGACCTGACCGGATATACTTGCAAAGAAATAGCCCGGTACATGAAGAATGAGCAGGTGGACATCCTATGCATACAAGAATTTGCTGCGGTCAAAGAGTTTAGCATTGATAGTATAAAAGCTGCTTTTTCCGCATGGCATTATGTTGCCATCCCCCAACCGACCGATGGAAAGGCTATTCTCCAAGTTGCCGTATTCAGCAAGTATCCTATTTTACACACTCATTTGGTAACTTATCCGGATAGCAAGAATTGTAGCATGTGGTGCGATCTTGACATCAATGGGCAAAATATACGTATCTTTAATAACCACTTACAAACGACTGAAGTGAGCAGCAATAAAGTTCGTTTGGAAAAGGAACTCCATACAGAAAATATCACTGGTACCGAATATGCAACGTTACAACTAGCAAAAGGGTTAAAAGAGAATTTCATAAAACGTGCCACGCAAGCCGAGCATATGCAAAAACTTATAGCAGCATCCCCCTACCCCACACTGGTATGTGGTGACTTCAACTCTTTACCCTCTTCATATACATACCACATCATGAAAGGCACTAAACTTTCGGATGGCTTCCTATCCGCTGGTCATGGGTATATGTATACTTTTCGTTATTTCAAAAAATTATTGAGGATTGATTATATCTTTCACTCGAAAGAGTTCAAGGTAGAAGATTACGTCTCTCCGTATTTGGACTACAGTGATCATAAACCGGTAATGATGAAGGTAGAACTGACTGCTGACATTCATTAA
- a CDS encoding glycosyltransferase family 1 protein, with protein sequence MKILFLIFHGFNEANGISKKIRYQVKALRACGTDTRLCYYDIAPDGHRLWKAEEQVIADLGTGKMAKIKKRISFHPICEYARREGIDIVYIRSYHNANPFTIKMVKQLKRQGTKVIMEIPTYPYDQEYITFRMKLELMVDKCFRNRLARHLDAIVTFSDACNIFGADTIRISNGVDFDAIPLKKQSNNNPSELHLIGVAEVHYWHGYDRLIHGLAEYYRTNPDFKVYFHLVGDLTGERERQDILPAIRENKLENYVIMHGARHGKELEELFELSDFGIGSLARHRSGIDKIKTLKNREYAARGLAFTYSETDEDFDRQPYVLKVPADESPIDIKQIVKFYRSLSVSPKQIRGSILDLSWTNQMQKVIQTATSDHLINYKN encoded by the coding sequence ATAAAGATACTATTCCTCATTTTCCATGGATTCAATGAGGCAAACGGTATCAGCAAAAAAATACGTTACCAAGTCAAAGCTTTGCGCGCTTGCGGAACAGATACACGTTTGTGTTATTATGACATCGCTCCCGATGGACATCGCCTTTGGAAAGCGGAAGAACAGGTAATAGCCGATCTAGGCACAGGTAAAATGGCAAAAATAAAAAAACGTATCTCATTTCATCCTATATGTGAGTATGCACGCAGAGAAGGTATCGACATCGTTTACATTCGTTCGTATCATAATGCAAATCCATTCACCATCAAGATGGTGAAACAATTGAAACGCCAAGGAACTAAAGTTATAATGGAGATACCTACTTACCCTTATGATCAAGAATATATCACCTTTCGTATGAAATTGGAGTTGATGGTGGATAAATGTTTTCGCAATAGACTTGCACGTCATCTGGATGCAATCGTTACATTTTCTGATGCCTGTAATATATTCGGTGCCGACACAATACGTATTTCAAACGGAGTAGACTTTGATGCCATACCGCTTAAAAAACAGTCCAACAATAATCCTAGCGAACTCCATCTGATCGGTGTGGCGGAGGTACATTACTGGCACGGATACGACCGACTGATTCACGGTTTGGCTGAATATTACCGCACCAATCCTGATTTTAAAGTTTATTTCCATTTAGTGGGAGATCTGACAGGTGAGCGCGAACGGCAAGACATCTTGCCTGCCATCCGAGAAAACAAACTGGAAAATTACGTCATCATGCATGGAGCGCGTCACGGTAAAGAATTGGAAGAACTATTCGAGTTGTCAGATTTCGGTATCGGAAGCCTTGCCCGCCACCGAAGCGGAATAGATAAAATAAAAACATTAAAAAACAGAGAGTATGCTGCTCGTGGCTTGGCTTTTACTTACTCGGAGACGGATGAAGATTTCGATCGACAACCCTATGTATTGAAAGTTCCGGCAGATGAAAGCCCCATAGATATCAAACAGATAGTCAAGTTTTATAGATCATTGTCGGTATCTCCTAAACAGATAAGAGGATCAATCCTCGATTTATCATGGACAAATCAAATGCAAAAAGTGATACAAACAGCAACTTCAGACCATCTGATCAATTATAAGAACTAA
- a CDS encoding glycosyltransferase family 2 protein — MNTLWIEILFWIALFIVFYTYLGYGILLYLLVKVKELFVKSPVRSLPPENELPEVTLFITAFNEEEVVDEKMENSLALDYPTDRLHIVWVTDGSNDGTNERLLTHWNGKATLLFQPERQGKTAAMNRGMKMVDTPIIVFTDANTMINREAIREIVKAFQDPHVGCVAGEKRIAVQTKDGAAAGGEGIYWKYESALKALDARLYSTVGAAGELFAVRCELFCEMERDTLLDDFILSLRIAMKGHSIAYCTGAYAIESGSADMHEEEKRKVRIAAGGLQSIWRLRSLLNPFRYGVLSFQYISHRVLRWSVAPALLFLLLPVNILLVVMGATPVLYGTILVLQMLFYILALGGYYLSTKRIKNKILFVPYYFLFMNINVLKGIGYLRKRHGIGAWEKAKRGR, encoded by the coding sequence ATGAATACTCTGTGGATTGAAATACTTTTCTGGATAGCCCTTTTCATTGTGTTTTACACTTATTTGGGCTATGGCATTCTACTTTATCTGCTTGTAAAGGTTAAAGAGCTTTTTGTTAAGTCACCAGTCCGTAGCCTGCCACCGGAGAATGAATTACCCGAAGTAACTCTATTCATCACTGCTTTCAATGAAGAAGAAGTCGTAGATGAGAAAATGGAAAACTCACTGGCATTAGACTATCCTACAGATAGATTGCATATTGTATGGGTGACAGACGGAAGCAATGACGGCACCAATGAACGACTTCTTACTCATTGGAATGGCAAAGCAACCCTGCTTTTTCAACCCGAACGCCAAGGAAAAACGGCAGCCATGAACCGGGGAATGAAGATGGTGGACACACCTATCATCGTATTTACAGATGCTAATACGATGATAAACCGGGAAGCTATCCGCGAAATCGTGAAAGCTTTCCAAGACCCGCACGTAGGTTGCGTAGCAGGAGAAAAGCGAATCGCTGTGCAAACGAAAGACGGAGCTGCTGCCGGAGGGGAAGGCATCTATTGGAAATACGAATCGGCTTTGAAAGCACTGGACGCACGACTTTACTCTACAGTAGGTGCAGCGGGAGAATTATTTGCCGTTCGCTGTGAACTATTCTGTGAGATGGAGAGGGATACATTATTGGACGACTTCATTCTTTCACTACGCATAGCAATGAAAGGACATAGTATCGCATATTGCACCGGAGCTTATGCTATTGAAAGTGGCTCAGCGGATATGCATGAGGAAGAGAAACGTAAAGTACGAATCGCTGCGGGCGGCTTGCAATCTATCTGGAGGTTACGTTCATTGTTAAACCCTTTCCGATACGGAGTATTGAGTTTCCAATATATATCCCACCGGGTACTCCGATGGTCAGTTGCTCCGGCATTGCTGTTTCTGTTACTACCGGTAAATATACTGTTAGTTGTCATGGGAGCCACTCCCGTCTTATACGGAACAATCCTTGTGTTACAAATGTTATTCTACATCCTAGCACTTGGAGGATACTACCTTTCAACCAAACGAATCAAAAACAAAATACTTTTCGTTCCCTACTATTTCCTTTTTATGAACATTAACGTGCTGAAAGGAATCGGTTATTTGAGAAAAAGGCATGGAATAGGAGCATGGGAAAAAGCGAAAAGAGGAAGATAA